A stretch of DNA from Chrysemys picta bellii isolate R12L10 unplaced genomic scaffold, ASM1138683v2 scaf4633, whole genome shotgun sequence:
tgggcctctgtatcttccacaggggcggctctatgttttttgccaccccaagcacggcagtcaggcggcctttggtggcatgcctgcgggcggtccgctggtcaagcggattcagcggcgtttctgtcggtgatctgccggtcccgcgccttcagcgtacctgccgccgaattgccgccgaagctgcgtgaccggcggtcctcccgcagccatgccgccgaaggctgcctgactgccgccctcacggcaaccggcaTGCCGCCCCCCGAGGCTTGCCatcccaggtacgcacttgctgcgctggtgcctggagccgcccctgatcttccacagcaactaactcctcccagatgctctggacccaccagggctatcagtgtcatcgccagctgataaccgcttaagtcctcagggacatctgcccttggcagcaccatcttccactgcattctggggcatccacctccttagcaccatctccctgacacatgccagggcctctcaccctgcctggcatttactttctcctgggaaaaccttctggcacctggagatggaagtgacgcctgacatcagagaaaacaaagctgggactgatgtccaggctctctcaacagctacctctggccacgtctaaattgaactcaatgcagcagcatggcgggggagttgcactttttcctagactggttcacaagtgggagggatagctcagtggttcgagcattgacctgctaaacccagggttgtgagttcaatccttgagggggctatttagggaactggggtttaacaaacaaacaaacactatctggggattggtcctgctttgagcagggggttggattagatgatctcctgaggtcccttccaaccctgatattctacaaggagcatgagctctccatccacatgcaaacacagccatgtggcaactacttacactgaagtatcagctccttctcttgcctgaccatggcgggctctgagctttgaacagtgcaacctggaacgtacaatggaaatgaatcttgcaggagttttcacctaccctggggctaccttttaaaaaatgtcagtctttccaacaagcaaaacagctttcaagtggtccctgggataatcagacaagtccacaagctccaagacaaagaggctcatgtcttggaagatacagagagcctgattgccaatggctatggtattgctgcagtcccacagggattccagtcggtggagctggagggtagggttgtaatttgctccaggccttttgatataatccccagcccaactgcctcaagggcaggaaatctagacactaggatcccagggggttaattcttgctgctagtgccctccaagcagaacacgggacaacctctcagatagaagttgcttaagaaaagtcgtggttaccgataaagatggctgctgcccgtcgtattggagcctgggggctttggaggtgatccagacattggagcaagatgtcagatacgctcttgagcttcagcacctaggaatagaaaccaaagaagcttcttgttgctggggccgcagggtgaggagaagagagatttcatctccaggtagctgcttggcttggaggggtgggaagaatgcagctcccatctccatgtatcctgggggcgaccatctacatgccagggagtcattaaatgaccatttcaaagtgtcaccagacacattgctggtgtctgagctgctggcactgcagggctggagcctggcactagagaacactgaagcccggttgtatgggcttcatctggggaggacattagagagggtgcagagcataggaaatacggtgcagaagtggccaatgggctggggtaaggtgaaaaatggggacatccagtttcctgcaggattcggaaggcatttttgccatcaaccgattctttatgttgtgagctttcacctccgtactgaactcctggccaggtctggctgttcagatctgacaggcactgggaggagtgggggagctgggtgcttctaagaggaagccagagtgctagtactagacatgcaatcagagcagtgagtgagggaacatgTTTCCGGTCCCAcctctagaagcagcactcacgagaagccgattgttcacttacaaagtgctggcagatcttgtccaccacccggggatgggtgtgccaagccttcttgctgttaatctgcttaggacaagaccatcccaggagctgaaaacacccagccaaggctttctgacacctctgcaacacaagatgggacaaggagagtttgcatcatgagaagagctggaatctatggtcactctgcagtgaaaagccagctgaaatgatcaatgagggaaaggaatgtgggggtcacatggtatcctgctgacccttggtgtctctttgttcctattagtggaggctcctggcgTTTGatcttaggaagtggctgctgggagccatgaaacatctccacttgtgtgtccattgaaggccagggaacttgcttgggtaagcgggtagggctgagatttttcacttttgggaggcggctctggagacagatctagcaggagagctggagcagtcagggcctgctgcaccagggagcacatggcagcgggactcaccttgcccacgtcagggtcctcgtcctgtaagtgaaggagcagtgggaccaggctgcgggtcacttcctcctgcagcaggggcttctgcctcctcttcactgtgttaagcaactctgtaaacagcatgatggcagcagagcgcacctggggtctcacctgtaatggacacacaaccatgaggataggacagtggttcctaaatttccctggaggcctcgtGTAAGtcctgactccatccacagtgaagggctctttggagggtttct
This window harbors:
- the LOC135980582 gene encoding maestro heat-like repeat-containing protein family member 7 codes for the protein MDDGSILEAISAVQNLLQSLDGSELTSVARKLIPLLDAVRPQVRSAAIMLFTELLNTVKRRQKPLLQEEVTRSLVPLLLHLQDEDPDVGKRCQKALAGCFQLLGWSCPKQINSKKAWHTHPRVVDKICQHFVLKLKSVSDILLQCLDHLQSPQAPIRRAAAIFIGNHDFS